The Camelus dromedarius isolate mCamDro1 chromosome 1, mCamDro1.pat, whole genome shotgun sequence genome has a window encoding:
- the NWD2 gene encoding NACHT and WD repeat domain-containing protein 2: MWPAGAGIKLPCPRDSALRRAAFSGNLTALPSHLVPAGRSVRVFISANPEDTGAERQALRENVYPKLREFCRENYGLEFQVIDLYWGIDEDEWDSPELQKTRMKLLEDCLKTSAGPCFVGLLGEKYGNIRIPGEVEASEFEMILDAAIEAKLETKLLEEWYCRDENSVPAAYYLRPKSEMLKSNKNAMQPSGNAENEKTWQEISDEIKKIFKAAVKLLHEKGKMKHSQAKRYLFSAIEDEFDFALGKQTPAFLKKCVCYIRKIANIERFVKIPEMGKYMDITGAEPRIIRDPEAQEKLVKLRDEFIPTIVASSNLRVYTSVTHCDMKLGYSQEIENHYIEGLGKQFYEDMIDIIQATVQQNFDTETDTLYDEILQHSSLCKTYASFYEYKCESLNIVHKYILPSKTGHINPLIIYGGPCTGKTLLLAEVAKKAYGWLHEDTGPESDPVVVVRFLGTTDMSTDLRTLLVSVCEQLAVNYRCLVQSYPKKIHDLRDLFINLLNESSLQRPLVVIFDALEQLSDSDEARKLWWLPAHLPRFVRIVLSTLPNKHGILQKLRCLIHAEDNYIELVPRDRKMCSQVLKHQLLRVKRKVTSGQQIYVNNAFSKCTLPMFVNLTFREVRHWRSHRDVDESSLCVTVHESIEQLFWSLEKKCGQKLVCRALGYITMAKMGLSEMELEDVLALDNTVMNELSECARPNNPLRVPYLYIARLKEGLSGYLIERHVKNVTLLVWANRHLQLIAQKRYLQDGGDLREMHTILADYFLGVWSGGRRKAFCLEDSYLNGCLDLESRSLLEEEKHFMEQASFDRQAPDQPWVFQCNPLEPDIFFVNHRKMCELLYHLTRCGKTDDLLYGIIMNFSWLYTMTKIGQFDKVLSDIELAYNYSQEKELKFLASTLRSIKTKVVAFPGSLSAELQQRLLPVVSSLPKLRHLLLECDKDGPKYCSIVPLHSSMDVTYSPERLPLSSSHLHVTEILPTSNPSTVLTALENGSISTWDVETRQLLRQITTAQSVILGMKLTSDEKYLVVATTNNTLLVYDNVNSCLLSEVEIKGTKHGSGSTYINGFTLSVKHALAWLEASKDVTVIDLLYGWPLYQFHCWYEVTCVQCSLDGAYAFCGQYLNTTTIFHLGSGEKLCTVTSEFSGGFVKFLLILDTAQEMVMVDSEGSLSVWNTEDISNPQLTDDFDCRREDSEVVSIELSEDQSAVLICKALSIELLDTGMWKVAEKFRAKHNERFISAVLSKNGDCIIATMENTSAVFFWRRDTGQCMASLQEISGTIVKLVKSSHHNMLLSLSTSGVLSIWDIDIITAMSNIDKTGKPIQSLVLPARGEIIYSLDGSDCVHKWNFSSGFLEAVFKHEGIVEHCVLTSSGDVMVTADDKSSQYVWHTSSGENLFRINGQRISQLLITHNDQFVVSLCEENASRVWRLATGHRVCNILTTLQNAFITSANTFVVGMTKSKVLAVSLWTGSITKKFCCEDGTTIVNFKLIPDCPDIIVFITSAETVNIWSLTEEVICRRVQLPNNFLKNLEDFEISPNGKLGIISRGDENINVLDLHSGKLRVVHASGVIWRQRLSRDGRYLVYICFRNGEEEDENGALSSLIVMRLADGKNIGACSLYKTPTFLALSQRHLNIIVGFDDGSVGIYTVVDRVDAALKIKIATSNSRQIFNSTTQASRPKCHRYCFKVSVDCLWRESTEVFARDSPITVSDSTEPNEATPSRKHNSCYDRVCSALESRGHSYAPDN; the protein is encoded by the exons GGACTGTTAGGTGAAAAATATGGGAACATCCGAATCCCTGGAGAAGTTGAAGCCTCAGAGTTTGAGATGATTTTGGATGCTGCCATAGAGGCGAAGCTGGAAACCAAGTTACTGGAAGAGTGGTACTGTCGAGATGAGAACTCGGTGCCTGCAGCTTATTACCTCAGACCCAAATCGGAAATgctgaaaagcaataaaaatgca ATGCAGCCCTCTGGCAATGCTGAGAATGAGAAGACCTGGCAAGAGATATCAGATGAGATCAAGAAGATATTTAAGGCTGCTGTAAAACTGTTGCatgaaaaggggaaaatgaaacaCAGCCAAGCCAAGAGATATCTGTTCTCAG CCATAGAAGACGAGTTTGACTTTGCTCTAGGAAAGCAAACTCCAGCATTTCTAAAGAAGTGTGTTTGCTACATTAGGAAAATTGCTAACATTGAGCGTTTCGTGAAAATCCCAGAGATGGGAAAATACATGGATATAACCGGAGCAGAACCAAGGATTATTCGGGACCCAGAAGCCCAAGAGAAGCTGGTAAAACTCAGGGATGAATTTATTCCTACCATCGTTGCATCATCAAATCTGAGAGTGTACACATCTGTTACTCATTGTGACATGAAACTAGGCTACtcccaagaaatagaaaatcattaCATAGAAGGACTCGGTAAACAATTTTATGAGGACATGATTGACATAATTCAGGCAACAGTGCAACAGAACTTTGACACGGAAACTGATACGCTCTACGACGAAATCCTTCAGCATTCATCATTATGTAAAACATACGCCTCCTTCTATGAGTACAAATGTGAATCTCTAAACATAGTGCATAAATACATTCTTCCAAGCAAAACCGGGCACATCAACCCTCTTATTATATATGGTGGACCATGCACGGGGAAGACCCTTCTGCTCGCTGAAGTAGCAAAGAAG GCTTATGGCTGGCTACATGAAGACACAGGACCAGAATCGGACCCAGTCGTAGTCGTGCGATTTCTAGGAACCACAGACATGAGTACTGATCTCAGGACTCTCCTTGTAAGTGTTTGTGAACAGTTGGCAGTTAACTACCGGTGCCTGGTTCAGAGCTACCCTAAGAAGATCCATGACCTCCGTGACTTATTTATCAACCTTCTGAATGAGTCTTCGCTGCAGAGGCCTCTCGTGGTGATATTTGATGCCCTGGAGCAACTCTCGGACAGCGACGAGGCCAGGAAGCTCTGGTGGCTCCCAGCTCACCTTCCCCGCTTTGTCCGGATCGTCCTCTCCACGCTGCCCAACAAACACGGGATCCTGCAGAAGCTACGGTGCCTTATCCACGCAGAAGACAACTACATCGAGCTGGTTCCGCGGGACAGGAAGATGTGCAGCCAGGTGCTCAAACACCAGCTGCTGCGGGTCAAGAGGAAGGTCACGTCGGGCCAGCAGATTTATGTGAACAACGCCTTCTCCAAGTGCACGCTGCCCATGTTTGTGAACCTGACCTTCAGGGAGGTGAGACATTGGCGATCTCACAGAGACGTCGATGAGTCCTCGCTCTGTGTCACCGTCCATGAAAGCATAGAGCAGCTCTTTTGGTCCTTGGAAAAGAAATGTGGGCAGAAACTAGTCTGCCGGGCTCTTGGTTACATCACCATGGCCAAAATGGGTTTGAGTGAAATGGAGCTGGAGGATGTGCTGGCCCTCGACAACACGGTCATGAACGAGCTCAGTGAGTGTGCCAGGCCCAACAATCCTCTGAGAGTACCCTATCTGTACATCGCCAGGCTCAAGGAGGGGCTCAGTGGGTACTTAATTGAGAGACACGTGAAGAACGTCACCCTCCTGGTCTGGGCCAACAGACACCTGCAGCTCATAGCCCAGAAGCGGTATCTGCAGGACGGCGGTGACCTGCGTGAAATGCACACCATCCTGGCAGACTACTTTCTGGGCGTCTGGTCAGGGGGCAGGAGAAAAGCTTTCTGCCTTGAAGACTCCTACTTGAATGGCTGCCTTGACTTGGAGAGCAGAAgcctgctggaggaggagaagcaCTTCATGGAGCAGGCTTCCTTCGACAGGCAAGCCCCTGACCAGCCCTGGGTTTTCCAGTGTAACCCGTTGGAGCCCGACATCTTTTTCGTCAACCATCGGAAAATGTGTGAGCTCCTGTACCACCTGACGAGGTGCGGGAAGACCGACGACTTGCTCTATGGCATCATCATGAACTTCAGCTGGCTCTACACCATGACCAAGATTGGCCAGTTTGACAAAGTGCTCTCTGACATCGAGCTGGCTTACAACTACTCACAGGAGAAGGAGCTGAAGTTTCTGGCAAGCACCCTCCGCAGCATCAAAACCAAGGTCGTTGCGTTCCCCGGCTCCCTTTCCGCCGAGCTTCAGCAAAGACTGCTGCCTGTCGTAAGTTCCCTGCCTAAACTCAGACACCTTCTTTTAGAATGTGACAAAGACGGCCCCAAATATTGCTCCATTGTGCCATTACATTCATCCATGGATGTGACCTACAGCCCAGAGCGTCTTCCCTTGTCATCTAGTCACCTGCATGTCACCGAGATTCTGCCCACCTCTAACCCCAGTACAGTCCTCACGGCTTTAGAAAATGGTTCCATCAGCACGTGGGACGTGGAAACACGTCAACTACTCAGGCAAATCACGACAGCCCAGTCTGTCATCCTGGGCATGAAACTCACCAGTGACGAAAAGTATCTTGTTGTGGCTACAACAAATAACACCTTGTTGGTTTATGATAATGTAAATTCTTGCCTCCTGTCTGAAGTGGAAATCAAAGGGACCAAACATGGAAGCGGCTCCACCTACATCAATGGATTTACACTGTCCGTTAAACACGCCCTTGCCTGGCTCGAAGCCAGCAAAGACGTCACTGTCATCGACCTGCTCTACGGATGGCCCCTTTACCAGTTCCACTGCTGGTATGAAGTGACCTGTGTCCAGTGCTCGCTGGACGGCGCCTATGCCTTCTGTGGACAGTACCTGAACACCACCACCATATTTCATTTAGGGAGTGGAGAAAAGTTATGTACGGTGACATCTGAATTTTCGGGTGGGTTTGTGAAGTTCCTTCTTATCTTGGACACGGCTCAAGAAATGGTAATGGTAGACAGTGAGGGAAGCCTCTCTGTTTGGAACACTGAGGACATCTCCAACCCCCAGCTGACTGATGACTTTGACTGCCGAAGAGAAGATAGTGAGGTGGTCAGCATTGAACTTTCAGAGGACCAGAGTGCAGTTCTGATCTGTAAAGCCCTCAGCATTGAGCTCTTAGATACTGGCATGTGGAAAGTGGCTGAAAAGTTCAGAGCTAAACACAACGAACGCTTTATATCAGCCGTGCTGTCCAAGAACGGGGACTGCATCATCGCGACCATGGAAAATACCTCAGCCGTGTTTTTTTGGAGGCGGGACACGGGACAATGTATGGCGAGCTTACAGGAGATCTCAGGAACCATAGTCAAGCTGGTGAAATCAAGTCACCACAACATGCTGCTCTCTTTGTCGACCAGTGGGGTTCTTTCTATCTGGGACATAGATATCATCACAGCCATGTCAAACATAGATAAGACTGGAAAACCCATCCAAAGTCTGGTGTTGCCTGCTAGGGGGGAAATCATTTACTCCCTGGATGGCTCTGATTGTGTTCATAAATGGAACTTCAGCAGTGGGTTCCTTGAAGCAGTATTTAAGCACGAAGGGATAGTTGAACACTGTGTGTTGACGTCCTCAGGAGACGTAATGGTGACAGCGGATGACAAGAGCAGCCAGTACGTCTGGCACACCAGCAGCGGGGAAAACCTCTTCCGCATTAACGGGCAGAGGATATCTCAGCTGCTAATTACACACAATGACCAGTTCGTGGTCTCTCTCTGTGAGGAAAACGCCTCCAGGGTTTGGAGACTGGCCACGGGCCACAGGGTGTGCAACATTCTGACCACTCTGCAGAATGCCTTTATAACCTCTGCAAACACCTTCGTGGTGGGGATGACCAAAAGCAAGGTGCTGGCAGTCAGCCTTTGGACAGGAAGCATCACCAAGAAATTCTGCTGTGAAGACGGCACCACCATTGTGAATTTTAAATTGATCCCCGACTGTCCAGACATCATCGTGTTTATCACATCGGCCGAGACGGTGAATATCTGGAGTCTGACAGAAGAAGTGATCTGTCGCCGTGTGCAACTGCCAAACAACTTCCTGAAAAATCTAGAGGATTTTGAAATCTCCCCGAATGGAAAGCTAGGCATTATTTCCAGGGGAGACGAAAATATCAACGTGCTAGACTTACACAGCGGTAAATTACGGGTGGTTCACGCCTCTGGGGTCATCTGGAGGCAGAGGCTGTCTCGAGACGGTCGCTACCTGGTATACATTTGTTTCCGAAACGGGGAGGAAGAGGATGAAAACGGTGCGCTATCCAGTTTGATTGTCATGAGACTGGCCGACGGCAAAAATATCGGTGCTTGTTCCCTTTACAAAACACCAACTTTTCTCGCCCTCTCCCAGAGGCACCTGAACATCATTGTAGGTTTTGACGACGGGAGCGTAGGGATATACACCGTGGTGGACCGCGTGGATGCTGCGCTGAAAATTAAAATCGCCACGTCAAACAGCAGACAGATCTTCAACAGCACGACGCAGGCATCCAGGCCGAAGTGCCATCGTTACTGTTTCAAAGTGTCTGTGGATTGCCTGTGGAGAGAGTCTACTGAGGTCTTTGCAAGAGACAGTCCCATCACAGTGAGTGACTCCACGGAGCCCAACGAGGCCACGCCTTCCAGGAAACACAACTCTTGCTACGACCGGGTGTGCTCCGCCCTGGAATCTAGGGGCCACAGCTATGCCCCTGACAACTGA